A stretch of the Filimonas lacunae genome encodes the following:
- a CDS encoding XRE family transcriptional regulator, whose amino-acid sequence MNHFASNIQFLRKFKGLKQAEMLDALGIKRTTWNNYEMGVSQPNIDQIVSIASFFGVSLNMLLVHNLADDVHLLKEQATTPAIGNPANTLLRMPQVVTVDNSGNENMVMVPGRARAGYLNGYDDPSYVASLPNYRLPGFATGTYRMFEVSGLSMHPTFDDNDVLITQFVENLNDIRDDRVYVIVTRQDGVVVKRVLNRITRDNKLILKSDNYRHREEFPPIVVHPEDVLEVWYGIAFMSRQMRAPAEIFTRVADTEARIYMLEETLKKMLQRIPDAR is encoded by the coding sequence ATGAACCATTTTGCATCCAACATTCAGTTTCTCAGAAAATTCAAAGGCCTGAAACAGGCCGAAATGCTGGATGCGCTTGGCATTAAGCGCACCACCTGGAACAATTATGAGATGGGGGTGTCGCAACCCAATATTGATCAAATAGTTAGCATTGCCAGCTTTTTTGGCGTTTCGCTCAATATGTTGCTGGTGCATAACCTGGCCGATGATGTACATCTTTTAAAAGAACAAGCCACAACGCCCGCCATTGGCAACCCCGCCAATACCCTGTTGCGTATGCCGCAGGTAGTAACGGTGGATAATTCGGGGAATGAAAACATGGTAATGGTGCCGGGAAGGGCCCGGGCGGGTTACCTGAATGGGTATGACGATCCTTCTTATGTTGCCTCCCTGCCCAATTACCGTTTACCGGGTTTTGCCACCGGCACTTACCGCATGTTTGAGGTATCAGGTTTAAGCATGCATCCCACCTTTGATGATAACGACGTACTGATCACCCAGTTTGTAGAAAACCTCAACGATATACGCGACGACAGGGTGTATGTGATAGTAACCCGCCAGGATGGGGTGGTGGTAAAAAGAGTATTGAACCGGATTACCCGTGATAATAAACTGATTTTAAAATCGGATAACTACCGCCATCGCGAAGAGTTTCCACCTATTGTAGTACATCCCGAAGATGTGCTGGAGGTGTGGTACGGTATTGCTTTTATGAGCCGGCAGATGCGTGCCCCGGCCGAAATTTTTACCCGCGTGGCAGATACGGAAGCGCGTATTTACATGCTGGAAGAGACCTTGAAGAAGATGTTGCAACGCATACCCGACGCCCGGTAA
- a CDS encoding helix-turn-helix domain-containing protein, whose translation MKRVNPIPGIHDWFYEHKGVYTLHEILQQTCKAFHVSEDIITEGKSVRWIVSIRQVFCYFASHLTEEKWTTIGEFINTDHATAIRGAKKISDYLDTADDITIEKVKRVYHYFQILNNSMEAHANKRYAAVC comes from the coding sequence ATGAAAAGAGTAAACCCAATTCCTGGTATTCACGACTGGTTTTATGAACACAAAGGCGTTTACACCTTACATGAAATCTTACAACAAACCTGTAAAGCCTTTCACGTTTCGGAGGACATAATTACAGAAGGAAAAAGTGTAAGATGGATAGTTTCGATACGACAAGTGTTCTGCTATTTCGCCAGCCATTTAACAGAAGAAAAATGGACAACCATTGGTGAGTTTATCAACACAGATCATGCTACCGCTATCCGTGGCGCTAAAAAAATAAGCGACTACCTGGATACCGCTGATGACATCACAATAGAAAAAGTAAAAAGAGTATATCACTATTTTCAAATACTCAACAACAGCATGGAAGCACACGCTAACAAAAGATATGCTGCTGTTTGCTAA
- a CDS encoding hybrid sensor histidine kinase/response regulator transcription factor: protein MTPNATICRLHMRAAALCLCCVLLTLLPSIAQQVKVEYLGIEQGLSNNAVTCIQQDSKGFMWFGTYDGLNRYDGYHFKTFRNKLNDTATLIDNRIVAIGEDAHNNIWVGTKKGLSIYCNIREAFFPAYVWHEGKKQKITQPVNDIKKATNHNMFVAAAGIGLLQYKAGDTAPAHTIPLHIASQRILNYHAQAISFDARGQLWVFVQGYGLCKYAREADEIQLVNSRIYTGNCLLAGNEDTVWLGSEIGLVMYNVRLNTVQVFDEGKKGLSARKVVGLCLDKQQQLWIATDGGGVNILHIPTGTFSWMLPGQDKNTITSAAIYAIYEDKESRKWIGTLRGGINVIDKQKNRFVTISRDPLQTNSLVNDFILSFCEDEKNNIWIGTDGGGVSCWNRHTQQYTSFKHEADNTTSLSNNYATSIVKDYRNDIWIATYGAGINKYDAATKSFKRYACYNAQYHYEDWYVWKLYEDKRHQLWAGTCASGRLYRYNREADRFEVFDDQLADVITLAEDNLGNLWAGTFNKLIRIDAHKKQHRVYEINFPVRFFHQDKAGRYWVGTEGGGVLQLNPATGQWTVLSETEGLASNSALNMLEDSKGNLWISTFNGLSCLQPATGRFTNFYGSDGLQTNQFNYNAALALQSGAFLFGGIKGFNLFYPDSVQSTCAMPDLLLTGMHINNQPAANNKTYFTGSTSIYDVTNIRLPYDKAVLSVDFAALEYSAPDKITYAYYLEGWDKDWSYGKLKTANYSRLHEGKYTLHIKCTNAEGVWSSKERLIAITVLPPWYRSWWAWVLYGAVAFAAIRMYLLYQKKQARLTYEVELAHLEVEKEKELNEKKLSFFTNISHEFRSPLTLIINPVKELLCNTSKEADAENLRVVHRNARRLLSLVDQLLLFRKADSQADQLHVAPLNFYELCYEVYLCFIQQAKNRQIEYEFSCDNALLEIYADREKMEIALFNLVANALKFTPDGGKVLLHVTEAAQQVQVLVTDTGCGISAEAGRHVFDKFYQDKRSGKAALSGFGIGLYLVKHFVEHHAGNISYRNNTEGGATFCVQLLKGKAHFKAEDIIAQDVAPAAGLQEWMQEEEMVVAEETALNEPAEALVSDAPLMLVIDDNQEVRQYIGKLFKKRFHLHEAENAEQGLQLVKQLMPDIIISDVVMPGISGIELCNQLKADKAFSHIPLVLLTASTSASVKLKGVACGADDYITKPFEKELLEARVEALLKSRNNLQQYFFNEITLQPHNLKISGEYKDFLDRCIAIVEQHIDNEEFSIKTLSTAIGMSHSNLYKKVKAISGQTVNGFIRYIRLRRAAELFINSSCNVNEAAIMVGINDSKYFREQFYKLFGSNPSDYIRKYRKSFQKTYRLDGHVVRMPATAIKN from the coding sequence ATGACGCCAAATGCTACTATTTGCCGGCTGCATATGCGTGCAGCTGCGCTATGCCTATGTTGCGTGTTGCTAACGCTGCTACCCTCCATTGCCCAGCAGGTGAAAGTGGAATACCTGGGCATTGAGCAGGGGCTAAGCAACAATGCCGTTACCTGCATTCAGCAGGATAGTAAAGGCTTTATGTGGTTTGGCACCTACGACGGGTTAAACCGTTACGATGGCTATCATTTTAAAACCTTTCGCAACAAACTCAACGATACTGCTACCTTAATAGACAATCGCATTGTGGCTATCGGGGAAGATGCACACAATAACATATGGGTAGGCACTAAAAAAGGGTTAAGCATTTACTGCAATATCCGTGAAGCCTTTTTTCCGGCCTATGTGTGGCACGAGGGCAAAAAACAAAAGATAACCCAGCCGGTAAACGATATTAAAAAAGCGACCAACCACAACATGTTTGTGGCGGCGGCAGGCATTGGACTGCTGCAATACAAAGCCGGCGATACTGCACCGGCACACACCATTCCTTTACACATTGCTTCGCAACGCATACTTAACTATCATGCACAGGCTATCAGCTTTGATGCCAGGGGCCAGCTATGGGTGTTTGTGCAGGGATATGGTTTGTGTAAGTATGCCCGGGAAGCCGATGAAATACAACTGGTAAACAGCCGGATATATACCGGCAACTGCCTGCTGGCGGGTAATGAAGACACGGTATGGCTGGGTTCGGAAATTGGGTTGGTGATGTATAATGTACGGCTGAATACGGTGCAGGTGTTTGACGAGGGTAAAAAGGGACTTAGCGCCCGCAAGGTGGTGGGCCTGTGCCTGGATAAACAACAACAGCTATGGATTGCTACAGACGGCGGCGGTGTAAACATACTGCACATTCCCACAGGCACCTTTAGCTGGATGCTGCCGGGGCAGGATAAAAACACCATAACCAGTGCCGCTATTTATGCTATATATGAGGATAAGGAAAGCCGTAAGTGGATTGGCACCTTACGCGGCGGGATCAATGTGATTGACAAACAAAAGAACCGCTTTGTTACCATCAGTCGCGACCCGCTACAAACCAACAGCCTGGTAAATGATTTTATATTATCGTTTTGCGAGGATGAAAAAAACAATATCTGGATAGGTACCGATGGTGGAGGGGTGAGTTGCTGGAACCGGCATACCCAGCAATATACTTCCTTTAAACATGAGGCAGATAATACCACCTCGTTAAGTAATAATTACGCCACCAGCATTGTAAAGGATTATCGCAACGATATCTGGATTGCTACCTATGGAGCAGGCATTAATAAATACGATGCTGCCACAAAGTCGTTTAAACGGTATGCCTGCTATAACGCACAGTATCATTATGAAGATTGGTATGTGTGGAAGCTGTATGAAGACAAGCGGCATCAACTATGGGCGGGCACCTGTGCATCGGGGAGGTTATATCGCTATAACCGTGAAGCCGACAGGTTTGAGGTGTTTGACGATCAGTTGGCAGATGTGATTACACTGGCAGAAGATAACCTGGGTAATTTATGGGCGGGTACTTTTAACAAGCTGATACGCATAGATGCCCATAAAAAACAACATCGTGTGTATGAGATCAATTTCCCGGTTCGTTTTTTTCACCAGGATAAGGCCGGACGCTATTGGGTGGGTACAGAAGGGGGCGGTGTGTTGCAACTAAACCCTGCCACCGGGCAATGGACGGTGTTGTCGGAAACAGAGGGGCTGGCCAGCAACTCGGCTTTAAACATGCTGGAGGATAGTAAAGGGAATTTGTGGATCAGTACTTTCAATGGGCTTTCGTGCCTGCAGCCGGCTACAGGCAGGTTTACTAACTTCTACGGTTCGGATGGTTTACAAACCAACCAGTTTAACTATAATGCGGCACTGGCTTTGCAAAGCGGCGCGTTTTTGTTTGGGGGTATTAAAGGGTTTAACCTGTTTTATCCGGATAGTGTGCAAAGTACCTGCGCTATGCCCGACCTGCTGTTAACCGGTATGCACATTAACAACCAGCCTGCAGCCAATAACAAAACTTACTTTACCGGTAGCACTTCTATTTATGATGTCACCAACATACGCCTGCCGTATGATAAAGCGGTGTTGTCGGTTGATTTTGCGGCACTGGAATATTCGGCACCGGATAAAATTACCTACGCCTATTACCTGGAAGGATGGGATAAAGACTGGAGTTATGGTAAGCTGAAAACAGCCAACTATTCCCGCCTGCACGAGGGCAAGTATACCCTGCATATTAAATGCACCAATGCCGAGGGGGTATGGAGCAGCAAAGAGCGCTTAATTGCCATTACCGTGTTGCCCCCCTGGTACCGCAGCTGGTGGGCATGGGTGCTGTATGGCGCAGTGGCTTTTGCAGCGATACGCATGTACCTGTTATACCAGAAAAAGCAGGCCAGGCTTACCTATGAGGTAGAGCTGGCACACCTGGAGGTGGAAAAAGAAAAAGAACTGAACGAAAAAAAGCTTTCTTTCTTTACCAATATCTCGCACGAATTCCGTTCACCATTAACCTTGATCATTAACCCGGTAAAAGAGCTGTTGTGCAATACCAGCAAAGAGGCAGATGCCGAAAACCTGCGGGTGGTGCATAGAAACGCCAGGCGGTTGCTAAGCCTGGTAGACCAGTTATTGCTTTTTAGAAAAGCAGATAGTCAGGCCGATCAGTTGCATGTGGCGCCGCTTAACTTTTACGAGTTGTGTTACGAGGTGTACCTGTGTTTTATTCAACAGGCTAAAAACAGGCAGATTGAATATGAGTTTTCGTGTGATAATGCTTTGCTGGAAATATATGCGGACAGGGAAAAAATGGAAATAGCCTTGTTTAACCTGGTGGCCAATGCGTTGAAGTTTACACCCGATGGAGGTAAGGTGTTGTTGCATGTAACAGAAGCAGCACAGCAGGTACAGGTGCTGGTAACGGATACGGGATGTGGTATTTCGGCCGAAGCAGGCCGCCATGTATTTGATAAATTTTACCAGGATAAACGTAGTGGTAAAGCAGCTTTGTCGGGTTTTGGCATTGGCTTATACCTGGTAAAGCATTTTGTAGAACATCATGCAGGCAACATCAGCTATCGTAATAACACAGAGGGCGGCGCCACCTTTTGTGTGCAGTTGCTAAAAGGGAAGGCGCATTTTAAAGCCGAAGATATTATTGCACAAGATGTGGCCCCGGCGGCAGGGCTACAGGAATGGATGCAGGAAGAAGAAATGGTGGTAGCAGAAGAGACAGCACTGAACGAGCCGGCAGAAGCCCTGGTGTCAGATGCCCCGTTAATGCTGGTGATAGATGATAACCAGGAGGTGCGGCAGTATATAGGTAAGCTGTTTAAAAAACGCTTTCATTTGCACGAAGCGGAGAATGCCGAGCAAGGTTTGCAACTGGTAAAACAGTTAATGCCGGATATTATTATCAGTGATGTGGTAATGCCAGGAATCAGTGGCATTGAGCTATGCAACCAGTTAAAAGCCGATAAGGCGTTCAGCCATATTCCATTGGTGTTGCTCACGGCCAGCACATCGGCATCGGTGAAGTTGAAAGGCGTGGCCTGCGGCGCAGATGATTATATCACTAAGCCTTTTGAAAAGGAATTATTGGAAGCCAGGGTAGAAGCATTGTTGAAAAGCAGGAACAACCTGCAACAGTATTTCTTTAACGAAATAACCTTACAGCCTCACAACTTAAAAATATCAGGAGAGTACAAAGACTTTTTAGACAGGTGTATTGCTATTGTAGAACAGCACATCGATAATGAAGAGTTTAGTATTAAAACCCTGTCTACTGCCATTGGCATGAGCCATAGCAACCTGTATAAAAAAGTGAAAGCTATTTCGGGGCAAACCGTTAACGGATTTATACGGTACATCCGGCTCAGAAGGGCTGCCGAGCTGTTTATTAACAGCTCGTGCAACGTAAATGAAGCTGCTATCATGGTGGGAATTAACGATAGCAAATATTTCAGGGAGCAATTTTATAAACTGTTTGGAAGCAACCCTTCTGATTATATCCGGAAGTACCGTAAATCGTTTCAAAAAACATATAGGTTAGATGGGCATGTGGTGCGCATGCCCGCAACGGCCATAAAAAACTAA